AAAATGCTAATGCATTTTCACCGTTTTTTACTTTGTATAATGGATCATTAATATTAATTTCTTCAATTTTGACATAACATTCTCCTTTGTTTTCTATTGTTCCGACAAATCGTAATACATTACCTATATTATGTGCTTTATTAATACGATTTAAAAAAAATGTATCCAGTTTTTTTAATTGTAAAAAGAATTCATTAACACTATTACATTTTTTAAAATCAATAGGTAATATAGGTTCAATTTTTATGTCTTTTAATTCTATTTCATATCCGACTTCACGTGCTAAAATAAGCAATTTTCTAGCAACATCTATACCTGATAGATCATCATATGGATTTGGTTCAGTGAAACCTAATTCTTTAGCTTCTCTAGTAGCTTGTGATAGTAAAACACCTTCTTCTAATTTTCCAAAAATAAAAGATAAAGAACCAGATAATATACCTTTAAAACGAATGAGATTATCGCCTGTTTGAAATAATTTTTGAAGTGTTTCTATTACTGGTAATCCAGCTCCTACATTAGTTTCATATAAAAATTTTTTATTGTTTTTATAAGCTGTATGTCTGATGTTTTTATAGTAACTAAATTTGCTAGTATTAGCTTTTTTATTTGAAGTTACTACATGAAAGTTATTTTCGAGGAAATTGACGTATTGTTCAGACAAGTATTGATCAGATGTACAATCAATAATTACTGAATTTGAAAAGTGATTTTTTTTTATAAACTTATTTAAAAATTTTAAATTAAATGTTTCATTTGATTGTTTGAAATCATTTTTCCAATTACATAATTTTGTCGTATTTTCTAATATTAATATTTTTTTAGAATTGGCAATTGCTAAAAATTTAATTATTATATTTTTTTCATCGAGATATTGTTTTTGTTTTAATATTTGTGCTAATAGCTCACTGCCAATACCACCTATTCCAATTAAAAATGCATAAATAATTTTTTTATTATAAAAAAATGCATCATGAACTTTTTGCACTGCTTTTAAAATATATTTTTTTTCAATAACCAATGAAATAGAATGTTCAGAAGAGCCTTGTGCAACTGCAAGAATGTTAATATTACCTTCACCTAGAGAAGAAAAAATTTTAGAGGCAACGTTATGTTTTTGATAAATATTAGAACCAATTACAGAAAGAATAGATAAATTATTGGTTATTTGAAAACTATTTAATAGTTTATCTTTTAACTCTAATTGAAATTCTTTATTTAATGAGGATAATACTTTATCCATTTCATTATTCATAATACAAAAAATAATTTTATTTTCTGATGATGATTGAGTAAAAAGTATAATTTTAATATTATTTCTTGATAGTGTAGTAAATATACGTGGAATAATATTTCCTACATATTTTATAGAGGTTCCAGATACATTAAACATAACTATATTGTCAAGATGTGTCACGCCTTTTAAAAAATTTTTTTCAGAGTTGTTTTTTTCACAAATTAAAGTTCCATCAGATTCAACATTATTAGTATTTTTAATAAAACATGGAATTTTAAATTGAGAAATTGGTTCTATAGTACGGGGATGTAATACTTTAGCCCCAAAATACGATAGTTCCATAGCTTCTTGATATGATATTGATTTTAATAAACGAGCATTTGATACTATTCTTGGATCAGCAGTAAAGACTCCATCAACATCAGTCCAAATTTCACAACTATGAGCATTTAAACAAGAAGCTAAAACCGCTGCAGAATAATCTGAACCATTACGCCCTAAAACCACTAATTCTTTTTCTTCATTACCTGCAATAAATCCTGGCATTAAAATAATATCATTTTTATCTATTTTTATTTTATTAATACGTTTCTTAGATTCAGGTATATCAACAGTAGAATCTAAATAGTTACCTATAGATAAAAAATTTTCAATAGGATCAATAAGAGTAACACTATGATTTTTGCATTCTAATATACTTTTCATTATAAAAACTGAAAGTATTTCTCCACGAGAAATAATAATTGCTCGAATACTATCTGGACATTGTTTTAATAATACAACACCATGAATTATACTTTTTAATTCATCAAACTCTTTTTTTATAATAGTTTCTATTTTTTGATAATTAAAATCAGATTGTATTTTTAAAATATTATTAATAAGCTCAACAAATATATTTTCCACAAGATTTATTGTTTCTAATATTTTATTATTTTGAATTTTTTTTTCTATAATTGTAACTAAATAATTAGTCACATTAGCAGGTGCTGAAAGTACAACAGCAATTTGTTCAACATCTTTTTTTTGTTTTATAATATTAGCTACACATAAAAATTTTTCTGCATTAGCCAATGAAGTACCACCAAATTTTAATAATTTCATATTTTATGATTCCTTAGATTTATGTCATAAAAAACCCGCCTTAAGTATGAGCGGGTTTTTTTAAAATATATGGTCTTAGCCCACATCATGACTAGTTATAATAATTAGAATAGCTATTCCAGTGAAGAGGCTATAAATAGATATTAAGATTTTTTATGAATATATACGTTAATTTATTAGGTAATATTTTTTTCTATGAAATTTGAATCTTTTATTAAAAATTCTTCTTTAGTTCAAATTATTATAAAGTATTAGTATGATTGATGTTATATATTAAATATATTTATGTTTGATTAAAAACTTTTATATATGTGAAAAAAAGAATTTTTATTTGTTTTTAAATTTAATGCTATATTTTATTTTAAATATAAAATATAACATAAATCACATTGTGATATAGACACAATATATATTTTTGTAATTATTTTAATAGTTTAAATAATTTCTTATTTATAGTTTTTTTATTTAATTAATTTTTATAACATAATGATCATTATTAGCGCAATAGTTAAAAAAATAAAAATTTTATTTTACTATTGAATAGTATCAACTTAATTATTATACATACTGTATGTTTTAAATAAAAAAAAATCAGTATATAATTTTAACTCACATTAAGAATTTATTTAATATTATGAATCACATTATTAAAGTTATTATTTCTGAAAAAGAACTTGATATACGTGTTCGAGAATTAGGTCAAGAAATTACTAGAAAATATCGTAATAGTAAAAATAAAATGATATTAATTGCTTTATTACGTGGTTCTTTTGTATTTATAGCAGATTTATGTCGTAGAATTGATATTAAACATGAAGTAGATTTTATGACAACTTCAAGCTATGGTCGGGGAATATTATCCAGTGGTGACGTAAAAATTATAAAAGATTTAGACGAAGAC
The nucleotide sequence above comes from Buchnera aphidicola (Brachycaudus tragopogonis). Encoded proteins:
- the hpt gene encoding hypoxanthine phosphoribosyltransferase, with product MNHIIKVIISEKELDIRVRELGQEITRKYRNSKNKMILIALLRGSFVFIADLCRRIDIKHEVDFMTTSSYGRGILSSGDVKIIKDLDEDIYNKNVLIVEDIIDSGKTLSKVSDILKLRNPKSLSICTLLDKPECREVNINVDFIGFSIPDDFIVGYGIDYAQSYRYLPYIGKVIFKK
- the thrA gene encoding bifunctional aspartate kinase/homoserine dehydrogenase I, encoding MKLLKFGGTSLANAEKFLCVANIIKQKKDVEQIAVVLSAPANVTNYLVTIIEKKIQNNKILETINLVENIFVELINNILKIQSDFNYQKIETIIKKEFDELKSIIHGVVLLKQCPDSIRAIIISRGEILSVFIMKSILECKNHSVTLIDPIENFLSIGNYLDSTVDIPESKKRINKIKIDKNDIILMPGFIAGNEEKELVVLGRNGSDYSAAVLASCLNAHSCEIWTDVDGVFTADPRIVSNARLLKSISYQEAMELSYFGAKVLHPRTIEPISQFKIPCFIKNTNNVESDGTLICEKNNSEKNFLKGVTHLDNIVMFNVSGTSIKYVGNIIPRIFTTLSRNNIKIILFTQSSSENKIIFCIMNNEMDKVLSSLNKEFQLELKDKLLNSFQITNNLSILSVIGSNIYQKHNVASKIFSSLGEGNINILAVAQGSSEHSISLVIEKKYILKAVQKVHDAFFYNKKIIYAFLIGIGGIGSELLAQILKQKQYLDEKNIIIKFLAIANSKKILILENTTKLCNWKNDFKQSNETFNLKFLNKFIKKNHFSNSVIIDCTSDQYLSEQYVNFLENNFHVVTSNKKANTSKFSYYKNIRHTAYKNNKKFLYETNVGAGLPVIETLQKLFQTGDNLIRFKGILSGSLSFIFGKLEEGVLLSQATREAKELGFTEPNPYDDLSGIDVARKLLILAREVGYEIELKDIKIEPILPIDFKKCNSVNEFFLQLKKLDTFFLNRINKAHNIGNVLRFVGTIENKGECYVKIEEININDPLYKVKNGENALAFYTNYYQPIPLVLRGYGAGNKVTASGVFSDLLRTLS